DNA sequence from the Candidatus Thorarchaeota archaeon genome:
ATTAAAGGTATTAGAATCGGAATGTAGTTTCTTATCTTCTTCAAAAAGTTTCCACGCTCAAGCTCCAAACCTCTAGCTTTTTGGGCATCCATAATCGTTTGCGCCTCTTCAGCTAGAACTGGGACAAAACGCACGGCGGTTGTAAAAGCGAAGCAGAACTCGTACGGCACGCCCGTCTGCTCCAAGGCTAAGCCCAGATGATCTGGAGAGGTTGTTAAGAAGAAAATTGAAAAGGATTCCACAAGCACAATGAAACGCAAAGTCATGGCAGCAGCGCTTTCTAAGCTTCTTGACAGGTTCTGATAGCCTGTTCCGATGAAGACAAAGATGAAGTTGGTCACAAAGATTATTACAGCTAGAAACGTTGCTCCACGCATTGAACGAAGCCACTCCCTTTTGACGCCAGCCAAAACAACAAACGGAATCTGCATCACAAA
Encoded proteins:
- a CDS encoding energy-coupling factor transporter transmembrane protein EcfT, encoding YSPIHNLDPRIKFVYVCAIFTLAILFWELLPLMVLFVMQIPFVVLAGVKREWLRSMRGATFLAVIIFVTNFIFVFIGTGYQNLSRSLESAAAMTLRFIVLVESFSIFFLTTSPDHLGLALEQTGVPYEFCFAFTTAVRFVPVLAEEAQTIMDAQKARGLELERGNFLKKIRNYIPILIPLIVSAIRRSLELAEAMESRAWGATKKRTNLYVLKIHRGDLALLAITIGILAAAIYVRIFLAIPSINELLGTLF